From a single Sparus aurata chromosome 13, fSpaAur1.1, whole genome shotgun sequence genomic region:
- the bacc1 gene encoding BPTF-associated chromatin complex component 1: protein MTSASAKVGEIFSAAGAAFTKLGELTMQLHPVSDSSPAGAKWTETEIEMLRLAVRRFGDDLNNISTVIKERTVAQIKSTVKRKLYEDSRVPISSESPKKTVKKTAVAMTQAQTPAAPAMIAVSTSQVVVATGMQNSPSLAPPIKKQKTADVTLSALNDSDVNSDLVDIEGLGDGSSNKKLNFDQESLNLDSSLIMNSSDLPLLSR from the exons ATGACGTCTGCCTCAGCGAAG GTGGGAGAGATTTTCTCAGCAGCAGGAGCTGCTTTCACCAAGCTGGGAGAGCTGACCATGCAGCTGCACCCGGTGTCAGACTCCAGCCCTGCagg AGCCAaatggacagagacagagatcgaGATGCTGCGTTTGGCAGTGCGTCGATTTGGAGACGACCTCAACAACATCAGCACTGTGATCAAAGAGCGCACCGT AGCTCAGATAAAGAGCACCGTGAAGAGGAAGTTGTACGAGGACAGCAGAGTCCCCATTTCCTCTGAGTCCCCGAAGAAGACTGTCAAGAAAACTGCTGTTGCCATGACGCAAGCGCAGACTCCCGCCGCTCCCGCCATGATCGCCGTGTCGACATCACAGGTCGTTGTGGCAACAGGCATGCAGAACAGCCCCTCACTGGCCCCGCCCATCAAGAAACAGAAGACGGCAG ACGTGACGCTCAGCGCTCTGAACGACTCGGACGTGAACAGCGACCTGGTGGACATCGAAGGACTCGGCGACGGCTCGTCCAACAAGAAACTCAACTTCGATCAag AGAGCCTGAACCTGGACTCCAGCCTCATCATGAACTCCAGTGACCTCCCCCTCCTGTCccgctga
- the rnasekb gene encoding ribonuclease kappa-B gives MPSLLFCGPKMAACGIVISIWGVIMLAMLGIFFSAKSAVLIEDVPFTEEDIRGDQNPPGNIYGLYNQVGINCFIAAGIYVAVGAVSLCQVRLNKRQEYMVT, from the exons ATGCCGTCGCTGCTGTTCTGCGGGCCGAAGATGGCCGCGTGCGGGATCGTGATCAGTATCTGGGGCGTCATCATGCTG GCGATGTTGGGAATCTTCTTCAGCGCGAAGTCGGCCGTGCTGATCGAGGACGTCCCGTTCACTGAGGAGGACATCCGTGGCGA TCAAAATCCTCCCGGGAACATCTACGGTCTCTACAACCAGGTCGGCATCAACTGCTTCATCGCCGCAGGGATCTACGTGGCGGTGGGCGCCGTGTCGCTCTGCCAGGTCCGCCTCAACAAACGGCAGGAGTACATGGTGACATAA